A portion of the Stigmatella aurantiaca DW4/3-1 genome contains these proteins:
- a CDS encoding CARDB domain-containing protein: protein MKLRSNPHWSRTGGTVALLMSQVMFSACETQPQTPQEMGVVTAAVDPNVAQGKSITASSYTQVYYATNANDGSRTTYWEGAPNAYPNTLTVNLGSNHDISSIVLQLNPDSIWATRTQNLTVLGHNASTSTFSTLVGATTYTFNPATGNQVTIPVTATVSEVRLQFASNSGSTGAQVAEFQVLGKPSGGTATYALTVNNGTGSGAYAANTVVNIAAAAPPAGQVFNAWTGGVAANFGNVNAASTTYRTTAAATTISATYVPVSSGGSRYEAEAATLSGGASVTTNHTGYTGSGFVEGYWAQGASTRFNVSVASAGWYDLSLRYGNGFADSNISYYVNGTKLGQSALPTTGNWDTWANKTEVAYLNAGANQITYQYDSGDGANINLDALALAATTAKKPDLSVADIQWTSAHTPPQQGEAITFKAVVTNSGTAASPSGVHKVSFRVAGQEVAVSTLPASTSLAAGASTTLTANSTWSTAFGTYPVTAIVDPDNTIAEFSDNNNSFTKNLTVSQSPGPDLVIQSISWTPTTPSAGTAVRFTVTVANQGLDPTTGNSVALRLVIDGTTTLTGATPSFLAAGASAAVTFSGTWTAVNGNHTFVATADPANAINEAVESNNTLTTSQYVGRGANVPWIEYEAENGRTNGTVQGPSRQLGTIAGEASGRKAVVLDATGEYVEWTTVAAANAIVVRNSMPDAAGGGGIQATLSLYVNGSKLGTLNLSSKEAWIYGDDATQYNNPSAGPPRRIYDESNKLLNTTIPAGATVRLQKDSGDTSPYYAIDFIDLELVAAPIAKPAGYVDVTQAGNGWEPAIPNDGRPDDNAISQAIWAVQAGRFSGVYLPPGVYDQTNKIQVKGVTIQGAGLWHTRLYCASLAEDAGWGQTGFIITGDDSKFRDFAIFGNTDGLRTQGGKAWVNSAFKNTVIENMWIEHVHCGYWVGGPSESTNLRFTNVRIRNTGADGINLCNGNKDSVIENSHARNTGDDAFAIWSATDLYPQPNINNVIRNCTVQLVWRAAAYAVYGGRGNRIENSIAYDVMTYPGLTVSSEFNPYPMESVTIDGLTLVRTGGTYWNGQQFGSIWLRADQNPTNGITIKNVDIVDPTYQGISIQSNGGVFTNVAFENITINNPTNYGVQILSTARGNASFNNVTVNNAPTAKFINQSGGGFTTSGAGNNW, encoded by the coding sequence GTGAAACTCAGAAGCAATCCCCACTGGAGCAGGACAGGCGGCACCGTTGCGCTGCTCATGTCCCAGGTGATGTTCAGCGCTTGCGAGACCCAACCGCAAACGCCTCAAGAGATGGGCGTCGTGACCGCGGCCGTTGACCCCAACGTCGCGCAGGGCAAGTCCATCACGGCGTCCTCATATACCCAGGTCTATTACGCCACGAATGCGAATGACGGCAGCCGGACCACATATTGGGAGGGTGCCCCCAACGCCTATCCCAATACCCTGACGGTCAACCTGGGCAGCAACCACGACATCAGCTCGATCGTGCTGCAGCTCAACCCGGACAGCATTTGGGCCACCCGCACCCAGAACCTCACCGTGCTGGGCCACAACGCGAGCACCAGCACCTTCTCCACGCTGGTCGGCGCAACCACCTACACCTTCAACCCCGCCACCGGCAACCAAGTGACGATCCCCGTCACGGCCACCGTGAGCGAGGTGCGGCTCCAGTTCGCCTCGAACAGCGGCTCCACGGGCGCCCAGGTCGCGGAGTTCCAGGTCCTCGGCAAGCCGTCGGGTGGCACGGCCACCTACGCGCTGACCGTCAACAACGGCACGGGCAGCGGCGCGTACGCGGCCAACACCGTGGTGAACATCGCGGCCGCGGCTCCTCCCGCGGGCCAGGTCTTCAACGCCTGGACGGGCGGCGTGGCGGCGAACTTCGGCAACGTCAACGCGGCCTCCACCACTTACCGGACGACCGCAGCGGCCACGACCATTTCCGCCACCTATGTGCCCGTCTCCTCGGGCGGCAGCCGGTACGAGGCGGAGGCCGCCACCCTGAGCGGCGGAGCTTCCGTCACCACCAACCACACCGGCTACACCGGCTCGGGCTTCGTGGAGGGCTACTGGGCCCAGGGCGCCAGCACCCGGTTCAACGTCTCCGTGGCGAGCGCCGGCTGGTATGACCTGAGCCTGCGCTATGGCAACGGCTTCGCGGACTCCAACATCTCCTACTATGTGAACGGCACCAAGCTGGGCCAGAGCGCCCTGCCCACCACCGGCAACTGGGACACCTGGGCCAACAAGACCGAGGTGGCGTACCTGAACGCCGGCGCCAACCAGATCACCTACCAGTACGACTCCGGTGACGGCGCGAACATCAACCTGGACGCGCTGGCCCTGGCCGCCACGACGGCCAAGAAGCCGGACCTGAGCGTGGCCGACATCCAGTGGACCTCGGCGCACACCCCGCCCCAGCAGGGCGAGGCCATCACCTTCAAGGCCGTCGTGACGAACTCCGGCACCGCGGCGAGCCCCAGCGGCGTCCACAAGGTGTCCTTCCGCGTGGCCGGCCAGGAAGTCGCCGTCTCGACGCTGCCCGCCTCCACGTCCCTGGCGGCCGGTGCGAGCACCACCCTGACGGCCAACTCCACCTGGTCCACCGCCTTCGGCACCTACCCCGTCACCGCCATCGTGGACCCGGACAACACCATTGCCGAGTTCAGCGACAACAACAACAGCTTCACCAAGAACCTCACGGTCTCGCAGAGCCCGGGCCCGGACCTCGTGATTCAGTCCATCTCCTGGACGCCCACCACCCCGTCGGCCGGCACCGCCGTGCGCTTCACGGTGACCGTGGCCAACCAGGGCCTGGATCCGACGACCGGCAACTCCGTGGCGCTCAGGCTCGTCATTGATGGCACGACGACGCTGACCGGTGCCACCCCCTCGTTCCTGGCCGCGGGCGCCTCCGCCGCCGTCACCTTCAGCGGGACGTGGACGGCCGTCAATGGCAACCACACCTTCGTCGCGACGGCGGACCCCGCCAACGCCATCAACGAGGCCGTGGAGAGCAACAACACCCTGACCACCAGCCAGTACGTCGGCCGTGGCGCCAACGTGCCCTGGATCGAGTACGAGGCCGAGAACGGGCGCACCAACGGCACCGTCCAGGGCCCGAGCCGCCAGCTGGGCACCATCGCCGGTGAGGCCTCGGGCCGCAAGGCGGTCGTGCTCGACGCGACGGGCGAGTACGTGGAGTGGACCACGGTGGCCGCGGCCAACGCCATTGTCGTGCGCAACAGCATGCCCGACGCGGCCGGCGGTGGCGGCATCCAGGCGACGCTGAGCCTCTACGTCAACGGCAGCAAGCTGGGCACCCTGAACCTCTCCTCCAAGGAGGCCTGGATCTACGGTGACGACGCCACCCAGTACAACAACCCCTCGGCCGGTCCTCCGCGCCGCATCTACGACGAGTCCAACAAGCTGCTGAACACCACCATCCCCGCGGGCGCCACCGTGCGTCTGCAGAAGGACTCGGGCGACACCTCCCCGTACTACGCCATCGACTTCATCGACCTGGAGCTGGTCGCGGCCCCCATCGCCAAGCCGGCCGGTTACGTCGACGTCACGCAGGCGGGCAACGGCTGGGAGCCGGCCATCCCCAACGACGGCCGGCCGGACGACAACGCCATCAGCCAGGCCATCTGGGCCGTGCAGGCTGGCCGGTTCTCCGGCGTCTACCTGCCGCCGGGCGTCTACGACCAGACCAACAAGATCCAGGTCAAGGGCGTCACCATCCAGGGCGCGGGCCTGTGGCACACGCGGCTGTACTGCGCCAGCCTGGCGGAGGACGCGGGCTGGGGCCAGACGGGCTTCATCATCACCGGTGACGACTCGAAGTTCCGGGACTTCGCCATCTTCGGCAACACCGACGGTCTGCGCACCCAGGGCGGCAAGGCCTGGGTCAACTCGGCCTTCAAGAACACCGTCATCGAGAACATGTGGATCGAACACGTCCACTGCGGCTACTGGGTCGGCGGTCCGTCCGAGTCCACCAACCTGCGGTTCACCAACGTGCGCATCCGCAACACCGGCGCGGACGGCATCAACCTCTGCAACGGCAACAAGGACAGCGTGATCGAAAACTCGCACGCCCGGAACACGGGTGACGACGCCTTCGCCATCTGGTCCGCGACCGACCTCTATCCGCAGCCGAACATCAACAACGTCATCCGCAACTGCACCGTGCAGCTCGTCTGGCGCGCCGCTGCCTACGCCGTCTACGGCGGCCGTGGCAACCGGATCGAGAACAGCATCGCCTACGATGTGATGACCTACCCGGGCCTGACCGTCAGCTCCGAGTTCAACCCCTACCCGATGGAGTCGGTGACGATCGACGGTCTGACGCTGGTCCGCACGGGCGGCACCTACTGGAACGGCCAGCAGTTCGGGTCGATCTGGCTGCGCGCCGATCAGAACCCGACCAACGGCATCACGATCAAGAACGTCGACATCGTGGATCCGACCTACCAGGGCATCAGCATCCAGAGCAACGGAGGCGTCTTCACCAACGTCGCCTTCGAGAACATCACCATCAACAACCCGACCAACTACGGCGTGCAGATCCTGTCCACGGCACGGGGCAACGCCAGCTTCAACAACGTGACGGTGAACAACGCGCCCACGGCGAAGTTCATCAACCAGAGCGGCGGTGGCTTCACCACCAGCGGCGCCGGCAACAACTGGTAA